DNA from Thermoplasma acidophilum DSM 1728:
ACGTTCTCCTCAGGAAGCTTCTTGTTCTCCTTCTTTGTGTATACGCGCTTTATCACGTACCGCTCCTTCGATCCTATGAGGGCCAGAAGATCGTAGAGGTATTCAGGAGCATCAAGGAAGATGGCCTTGTGTTCTATGACGTCCCAGACCTCGAAGCGGAACCCGCTGTGCATGGCCTCATCTATAACCAGGCCCGGGGTGTTGAACGGATCGGCAAACATCTTGTAGATGGGGAGGTTAAACGCTCCGGGTTCTGTCTTATCCATCATGTATACTATGAATGGCTCTGACGGCCTCTCATTTATCTCCATCTCCGCAACGCCCGGCCCCATTCCCTTAAGGTTTCCTGAAAATGAATCCTTCAGGAGGTCCTGCCCAGCTCCGTATAATCCGAGCTTCTTCGCAACTTCAGTACCGGCCTTGAACGCGTTCCACGCGAGTTCATGGATTTCAGAACTATCTATTCCCTTGGTATGGACCATGGTTATCTGGGCATCATCGCCCACATGAGCCATCCTGAAATCTGATATGAGGTTCTTTCCGTGATCCTCTATATACTCCTGTATCCTCGCCATTACCTTTTCGTCCACTATGGAGTGGCCCGGCAAACTGCCTATGTCTGCCTTTATATGGGATATCGTCACCTTCATTAGTTTACTTATCAGAATATGAATAAAAAAGTTTCCTGAATCTCACGCAAGCGTCGGGGGGGAGATTTGAACTCCCGAGCTACGAGAGCAGTAGATCTCGAGTCTACCGCCTTACCGGGCTAGGCTACCCCGACTCACAAGGAAGGGCATTTGCCAGCGTCACCACCATATTATGGATAGATATAAACATTTTACAGGGGCGAATTCCGATGCATGCATCTGTGCCTTTTATGTTTATTGAGCTACAAAATAATTATATGATAAGATTAAATTCCGCCGGCCTTAACATTCTTGCGTACCTCAGCGGAAAGCCTGCCAAGCGGGTAATCACCAGTATCCACGAATTTTATGATGCCAGCAAGCGATGGATGTACGGACTTGATCTCGTTGTACATCCTGATCGCTATGTCCCTGAGATCAAAATGGGCCTGCGGCGTGCTTCTGAGTTCGATGAAATACGTTGCCTCGGCAAGGTTCGTGGTGAAAACCACAGGGTATCTGTATGCAAATGGCACCGCATACTGCGCGATCCATGCACCGTACCGTTCCTTGATGATGCGGTAGACTCTCTCTGCATCCTTCATGGCCTCCGCATACTCCTCAGAGAGATCCGGCATCTTTGCTATTATCGGCGGGACATCGAAGCCGTAGCTTACCGTAAGCGGCTTTCTGACTATGCTCAGGAATCTGTGCCTCTGCAGATCACGGAAAGCACCGTAGTTTGTGGTGACTTCGAAGACGTAGTTGACAGCCTCGAATGGCCTTCCTACCTTCATCCTCCTGTTCTTCCTCAGATCCCTGATCCTTTCCAGAATGGCGGATGCCTCGGAGAGTTCCATCGCCTTGATCCTGGATATTATTCCGGATGCATCCTCTGCGAATGGATACATCAATAATGCCAGGACCTTCTGCATCTCCTCCCTTTCGTTGCTGTACTTTATCAGCCTGACCTTCTCGAATCTGCCCCCGTCGGTGTATGGAAAAAGGCTCGCCAAACTTCTCTTATAGTTGATGATGTCCTGGCCATGCTGGGATAATGCATCATCTATTATCTGCGGAAATTCACCTTTCAGCTCTTCATACAGATCATGCGCCAGCCTTTCAGATTCCGGAACACCGTATTCCATGAGCTTCTGTATGAGGTGTATGAACGACCTGCCGTTTCCGCTTACCCCCATGTTTGTCAGCGTTGATGCAGGGAGTATGAACCTGGCGTCATCAAGCGCCCTCGACCTAACCGAAGATCTGTAAGATTTCTGGGCCAGCTTTCTGCCGTTTTCGTCCAGTTCCTTGTAGTTTCTCGGATTTCCATCGATGTTGAAATCAAAGGATTCGATCGGCCACTGTCTGGAAATCTCCTCCTCTATCCTTGGAAGGGTCGATGAATACAGATCGAAGAGCCTGTTGCAGAGATCGGTGTATTCCCTGGCAGCCTCTCCAGACAGCCCTATTTTTTCTGCCTGCATGAACAGATAATGGCCGTCCACTTTCCTGTCGTAGGCTACGTACCTTGTTGATTTTTCCAGGTACGAGAGACCTATGCGTATCTCCTCAATTACCTTTGATATGACGTTGGAAACGTTCTGTATCCCAACCTGTGCAGTTACGAGTTCAGCTATTGATTCATCGCCATACTCCAGAAAGATCCTCCTGTAAAAGTCCTCAGACCTCTTCTGGTTTCCCTCGAATTCCCTGTGAAAGACCGATCTTATGTCCGGATCCGATGCCCTGCTGTACCTTGACATAAGTGCACCGCGATCGATCATGCGATCGGTCTTGATTATGAAGACGTCTCTGTCCTCGTTCGAAAATGACATGAACCTTAATCTACACTATATTTAAATTTATACCATGGCAGGAACATGTGCGTAGTTTCGCTGCACGTTCATCATCCCGCCAGGATATGCCAGCATGAACCTTGTGGTGACTGTTATGCATTCGGAAATGATTATCGTGCTTCACGCAATTGGAATATACTTGCGCTTATTGAAAGCAATGCGATCCGAATCATCCAATGCGGATTCTGGCATTTGCACCGTGCACGATCATACGCTGAATCAGCATCTCTCTCGTATATGCAGCGGTCATAGCAGAGTGAGTCAATCATCGGTGTTAATCTTTTAAAAATGATAGATATATATATTAATATGATATATCGAACAAGTGGTATTATGCCTGACGATCTAACTGATAACGCAAAGAAAATTTACGATGCTATGAAGAAGCTCGGTGCGACCTCTGAGGAGAAGCTCAAGACCGCTGACGATATTATGAAGGCGGCAGCGCTTGGAAAGTCCATCGTCAACGCGGCACTCCAGGAGCTCCAGAAGAAGGGCTATGTCAAGAGGGTCGCAAGACAGAAGAGCGCAGGATACTTCGTGGTAAAATAACGCTTCTTCATCATTTTAAATCAATTTTTTGTGTATGTTTTTTATACGTTTTATAAGCCACAAATATGCTTAAATAAGTGTTTCTGTTAATAAAATCATGCGCTGGGGCCTCGTATGACAACCCTCATCATAAACGTGGATAGAGACAACGATTTCGGCGACAAGGCTGGTGTTAAAGGGCCTGTCGTGGGATACACAGAGTGCTATAATGCCGCCGTCAGGCTGATAAGTGTTGATCCTGAGGACTCTGATTCTAACGCGCTTTTCGGTGCTCTGAAGGTTTATGAGGATCTGAGAAAAAAGGGCGAGGACGTTGAAATAGCCCTGCTCACCGGCGATAATGATGTGGGAGAGAAATCCGACGAGATCCTGTCAAAGCAGATAGCCGACGTTGTCGGATCAGGACTTTACACCGACGCGATCCTCGTTTCGGATGGCGCTGAAGACGATTACATAGTCCCTGTTATCCTCTCGTACATAAAGATAAGGTACGTGAAGCACATAATAGTGAGGCACAACGAGAACATAGAGAGCCTGTACTACTATATAGTGCGTGCGCTGAAGGACAAGAAGATCCTCAGCAAGATACTCATACCTCTGGGACTGGTCTTCCTGACCTACGGGCTTGTCTCGCTGATATTCATCCTTTACTCTGCATACGTTACCGGCGTAAGGATTATCGATCCTACGGTCGGAGCCATAACGTTCGTTACTCTGGTTCTTGGCGCGTATCTGCTTGAGAGGGGCTTCGATCTCTTCAACCTCATGGCCAGGCTGATACGCGAAGTACACGAATACGCACAGGATACCAGGATACTGTTCTTCACATACGTCATCGCGGGCCTGCTTGTGCTCGTGGGAATTGCCTCAAGTTATACGATAGCCGTGCACACGTCAAAGAACGGCCTCGATGCGTTCCTGGTATTCCTCTCGCTGTTCACCTGGTGGGTCTATGGATCCATATTCACCACGGAGGTTGGCAGGGTCGCCGAACTAGCCGTGGGAAGAAAGGCCGGCATACTCAAGATATGGTATGGCCTGATATTCTCGCTTTCGATAGCATTTGTAGTCTACGGCATGTTCAACTACATAAGGTATATTCTGGGCTTCATAACGCTCAAGTCCGGGCTCATAAGCATATTCTTCCTGATCCTGGGCCTGATAATAGCCATCGTATCCTCCATGGTGCACAGGTACTTCAATGAGAATCCGGAGATACTAAGAGAGGGCACCTGATGGATCTTCCCAGATGGCTGGCCATATACAGGTCCATCGCCGACGACTTCTCCTTTGATCCTTCAGCGGATCTTCTTTCATCCATCATACTTTCGAACCTCGTCGGAAAGCCGGAACTTCCCGACAGGAAGGGGAGCACGGCATACGTTATCGGAAATGGTCCGAACATAGATGAGGCGATACAGAGCATTTCCAGTGGATACACCATTGTAGCGGATTCAGCAATATCGGCCTATTTTGCAGTCCGCGGATGCCCGGACATGATAGTGACGGATCTGGACGGGGATGTCGATACGATATTCAGCTGTGCATCCAAGGGCACTTCGATCATAATACACGCGCATGGAGACAACATCCACAGGATCATAGGAAACGGACACAGGATAAGAGATGATATGATCGGAACCACCCAGGGCATTCCGTACAGGAATGTTGCAAACTTCTTCGGCTTCACCGATGGAGACAGATCGGCATACATAGCAAGCAGGATGGGCTTCGAAAAAATTGTTCTGGTTTCATTCGATTTCCATCACGTAAACAGATCGAAGCCTGGAAATCCTGCCATAAAGGCGAGGAAGCTGAAATGGGCACAGGCCATAATCTCTATGCTGGCCGAAGAACGCGGAACTGCCCTTGCAGACGGGGATTTTGCAGAGATATGAAAATCAGGCATCGGTAAGTGCCACAGAATCAGGGCTCTGCACTATTCTGCCATCGATGTACTCCGGTACGATATTTGTGTGGTCAACCCTGAGGCAGAATTCCAGATCCCTTTCGCCCACGCCTGCTATTATGTTCCTGTTTATCTCCTCAGTCTTCCTTGTATATTCGCTGACATCAACTTCATGGCCCTCTGCCATCAGCTTGAGCAGGTTGGCGAAGAGTATGTCCTCGGGGGCCTTTCCTATTGGCCTGTTTGAAGGAAGTATCAGGACGTCCCTCTGCGACCTGATCATCGCTACGGTCGCGCTGAGGTTCACGTACGATGAGAATATTATCCTGCCGCTCCGTATACGCGAAAGAACGTAGGTACCGTTGGTCGAGGTGAATGCAACAACTTTTCCGGAAAGATCGGCCTCCGCGATTTCCGCAGGGGAATTATCATAATCAAAGTAAGGCGGTTTTATCCCATACTTTTCCCCCACGAGAATCGTGCCCGGATTCCTTCTCTTGAACTCAATTGCCTTCCTGACATCGCGGAAAGGCAGTATGTATTTCGCACCCCGAAAAAGTATCATCGGAATCGTGGTAGTGGATCTGAATATATCAACGACCACGTTGATCTCCGCCCATGAGTCGCTCTTCCTTCCGTCGCCTATCCTGATCATCTTATACTATCCCAGCATTATGGATAAACTGGATAAAATATTTCGCGCAGACGATGCGATGATTGTGAAGCGATCGTCAGCCGGGTGCGTTTCTTCCTGCATACAGGCTGTCCGAGAGCACGGATGAAACGTTGATCAGGCTGAAGCCCATTATCCTGAACTTCACCATATCCTTTGGGTCCACGACAAGTACCCTTACCTTCTGCCTGTTTTCGTCTGATATTACGCTCTTCATGGCTGCGGCTATTATGAGGTTATACGCATCGTCATCCGAACCTATTATTATCTCCCTGGCCGACGAAAAATCGAATGATGACAGGAGATCGATATCGTCAGCGTTGTGGTCGAAGACTATGTATCCCTCATCCCTCAGAGACCTAGCCTTTGCCTCGTCACGTTCTATCACCACAACAACCGTTCCTGTTGCCTTCATCTTCGACAGGTACTCCTGCAGCAGATTTGAAAATCCACATACCAGAACGTAATCTTTAAGCGTTTTCAGCTCCCTTTTCTCCATCCTGTTCACCAAGCCTCCAAGACGGCGTTCAACCGAAGGCAGTATGAGAGCGGTGATCGAGCTAAAAAATATTGCCACTCCAAGGAAGGCAAGCGATATGGTGAATATCTTCGCATCCATGGTCACCGGCAGTATATCGCCGAAGCCAAGCGTCGTTATTACTTCGCCCGTGTAATAGAAGGCGTTGCCCAGGTCAGTTATTGGCGGCCTGAACTGATCTCCGAACAGCAGCGATCCCCCTATGCCGTACAGTATGGTAAACGCTATTGTGACCAGTGCAATGGCCACCTCAGGCCTGCCAAGTATGCGGGCCGGATATACGTATTCCCTGCGCCGCCTAATGAGCATGAATATAACGAAAAATGAGAAGGCCATGCCAAGTATGGTGATATGGTAGTGCCTTCCAGCTCCAAAGGCCAGTATCAGCACCGTGATGAAGGAGCCTGAAACCATGATCCACCAGGCGGTCTTGGTCTTCTCCTTCATCAGAAAGCCGAAAATTGAGAGGACGAAGCCGTCAAATACGGCGATGAATGCCATCGCCTTGATCGATACCCCAACGGCCAATCCAATCACGTGTATCACGACGACATGCGTTGAGGATATCAGAGACAGACCGAGGAGTATCGTTATGATGCCCTGAATCAGGACTAGCCATCTGGATTCCATTATCTGGTTTGGCCTGGCCACGTAAAAAAATGCCTGAGTTGGATAAAGCTTTTTGTGATGCTACCCGATGGAAAATGAAAAAGATGCGTTACATCCGATCAAGATCTTTTTATCTGGCGTTTCTGATCATGTTTTTAAGATGGCTGCAATAATGTGAAGCCAAGTTTAGTGAGATGGTATAGAGATGTTCACAAGGAGGGGCGATCAGGGCGAAACGGACCTTGCAAACAGGGCCAGGGTAGGCAAGGACTCTCCAGTTGTTGAGGTCCAGGGCACAATCGATGAACTCAACTCATTCATAGGATACGCACTGGTGCTGAGCAGATGGGACGATATCAGGAACGATCTTTTCAGGATACAGAACGATCTCTTCGTTTTGGGTGAGGATGTATCAACCGGCGGAAAGGGTAGGACAGTAACGAGGGAGATGATAGACTATCTCGAAGCCCGCGTGAAGGAGATGAAGGCAGAGATCGGAAAGATAGAGCTTTTCGTTGTGCCTGGCGGTTCGATAGAATCCGCCTCGCTCCACATGGCACGTGCTGTTTCGAGGAGGCTTGAGAGGAGGATAGTTGCGGCGTCTAAACTCACGGAGATCAACAAGAACGTTCTGATATATGCCAACAGGCTCTCATCGATACTATTCATGCACGCATTGCTTTCCAACAAGAGGCTGAACATACCAGAGAAGATATGGAGCATACACCGCGTCTCATAATCCAGACTTTTCAGTAAAATGATGTATTATTCAGGAAATGAAAGTTATGATCTTCTCAGATTTTTTAAAAATGGAATAAAATGAGATGGTTCAAATTTTGAAGTGCAGGGGCTTTCCGTAGGCTTCTTCTGCAGTCTCCTTGACGCCCTCGCTGACGGTCGGATGCGGGTGTATGGTCAGCCCTATGTCCATTGCCATCAGCCCGGATTCAACCGCAAGGGACAGTTCGCTTATCAGCTCGCTTGCGTGAGGTGCGGCAAGGCCGGCACCTGTTACGATGCCCTTCTCATCGTAGTATATATTGAATGTTCCGATGCTCTCGTTCATGGTAAGCGATCTCCCGTTTGCTGCAACCGGAAATCTGGTTGACTTCGCTGACTTCGATCCGGTGTACGCTATCTCAGGATCAGAGTATATGACGTATGGCATGGCCCTGTATTCTACTACGCTGTCCATGCCGCATATGTTGTCCGCAGCAATATCCGCGTCGTAATATGCCTTGTGCGCAAGCATGGGCTGCCCGGACACGTCGCCTATGGCGTAAACGTTCGGCACGCTTGTGCGCTTGTGCGCGTCCGTCTTTATGAAGCGCCCGTCCATCTCCAGCTTCAAGTTCTCGAGGCCGAATCCCTCCGTATTGGGTACCCTTCCAACGGTCATGAGGACCTTCTCGGCCTCTACGTACTCTCCGCCCTCCATGTTCACCCTTATCTTATCGCCGTGCTGCGTGTTCAGAACCTTCTTGCCGGTCATAACTCGGACGCCGAGCTGGGACAGCCTCCTCTCAACATGCCTTACAAGCTCCTGATCCGTGCCGGGAAGTATGCTGGGCATCATCTCAATTATTGTCACCTTGGATCCGAGCTTCGCAAGCGCCGTCCCAATCTCAACCCCTATGTAGCCGCCGCCTATTATGGCCGTTGACTCCGGTATGTGATCGAGATCGAGCACTTCCCTGTTGTACATCACATCGTCGATGCCCTTTATCCTGACCGGCTTGGAACCGGTGGCTATGACCAGGTTCTTTCCCTCGATCACCTTCTCCCCTATTTTAACATGGGTTGCGTCAACGATGTAAGCTTCGCCCCTTATGACGTCGACGCCATAACCCTTGCAGAGCGTTTCCACGCCGCCGGTCAGCCTGTTGATCATGGACCACTTCCATTCCTGCCATTTCTTCATGTCTATGGAATAGTTCAGGGATACGCCTGGCATCTCCCTGAGGTAGTTTATCGAGTTTGCGAGTTCTATCAGTGCTTTTGATGGTATGCAGCCGTAGTTAAGGCATTCACCGCCAATCTTGTCCTTTTCGATGAGAGCGACCTTCTTCTGCCTCTGGCCCAGGCGTATGGCCGCTGCATAGCCTCCCGGGCCGGAACCTATTATTATTGCATCGTACATATCAGATCTCGTAGATTATAGCGTTCGGATCCTCAATAACCTTTTTCAGATCCACGATGAACCTGGTTGCAACCGCTCCGTCTATGAGCCTGTGGTCACAGGACAGCGATAGGTACATGTATTTCCGCCCCTCTCTTTCCAGGATCCGGTGCACACCCAGTATTGCGACCTCAGGATAGTTGATTATTGGCGTGGACATTATGCCCCCTATTGTGCCAACGTTGGTTATGGTGAACGTTGAATCCTGGACTTCATCCAGCTGCAGCTTGTTCTCGCGTGCCCTGCTTGCCTTGTCCGATATCTCTGCAGATATCTCCACCATGCTCTTTCTATCAGCATCCTTTATGACGAAGACGTTCAGGCCGTCCGGCGTGTCAACCGCTATGCCTATGTTGTAGTATTTCTTCAGTATGTAAACTCTGCGCGTTTCATCGTAAATTGCGTTGAGGTATGGATACTGCTTCAGGATAGATGGCACGATCCTTGCCAGAAAGCCCGTGACGGTGACCTTCCTGTTCCTGGCCTTCGCGGAATCCAGAATCGAAACCATGGATGTGACGTCGACTTCCTCCATCACCGTGAAATGGGGCATGATCTGCTTTGCCTTCGTCATCTTGTCGAATATTATCCGCCTCAGGCCATGCATCTCCAGGATCTCTTCTCTCCCAGGTGCAGGCTTCTGGGCCGGGATCTGCGGCGCCGTGTGCACGGCCTCCGCTTTTCCAGCGGATGGGGCTGGCGATGGTGCAGGCGACTTCATGTACCTCTCCAGATCGTCAAGCGTCACGCGCCCACCCTCTCCGGTGCCTCCCACCTTCGAGAGGTCTATTCCGTTCTCCCTCGCTATTCTCCTAACTGCAGGGCTTGCAAGCACATGCCCGGATACCTCCGGCAGGGGCACCTGCTTGACCTCTGCAACCTGAACCGTGCTTTCGGCACGGCCGGCAGGCTGCTGTACCGGAGCCTCTTCACCGGTATCGATCTGCAGGAGGGTAGAACCCACAGGGACAACCTGGCCCTCCCTGTAGAGTATCTTCACTATCTTTCCCCTGACGGGCGACGGTATCTTCACTGTGACCTTGTCCGTCATAACCTCAACAAGGTCCTGATCCTTCTCCACCATGTCGCCTTCCTTGACATCCCATCTGACTATCTCGCCCTCTGTTACCCCCTCACCTATGTCTGGCAGTTTGAATTCGTACATACGATCACCTGAATGACATAACCCTATCTAGAGCTGCATTTATCCTCCCTTCATTGGGCAGATAGTACTCCTCGAGCCTGTAGGGGAATGGCGTGTCCGGGCCAGTTACCCTGACGATCGGAGCGTAAAGGTACTCTATTGCGCGCTCCGATATCATTGCGGATATCTCTGCGCCAACCCCCAGCGTCCTTGGAGCCTCGTGGACTATGACCACTCTGCCCGTCTTCTTGACGGAAGATATGATCGTATCCCTGTCCATCGGCGCTATAGTGCGCAGATCTATGACCTCAACATCGTACTTTGACTTGGACGCAACGGACATGACGGTCGGAACCATCGAACCGTAGGTCACTATTGTAACGTCATTTCCCTGCTTCAGGACGTTTGCCTTCCTGAGCGGGATGGTGTATTTCTCGTCCGGAACCTCAACCTTCTGCGCCCTGTAAAGCCTCTTTGGCTCCAGGAATATGACCGGATCTGGAGATTCTATCGCTGATATGAGGAGCCCCTTTGCATCATATGGATTTGACGGGCTTACAACTGTAAGGCCTGCCGTATGTGCGAAGTAGGCTTCGCCGCTCTGCGAGTGGTAGAGGCCACCCTTTATGCCGCCACCGACTGGAGTGCGCAGAACCAGCGGGACGGTGTAATCGCCTCCTGACCTGTAGCGAATCTTCGCCATCTGGTTTATTATCTGGTCCATGGAAGTGTATATGAAATCCTGGAACTGTATCTCCGGAATCGGCTTGAGACCGTTAACGGCCATTCCAATAGCCATTCCGACGATTCCCAGCTCAGAAAGCGGAGTGTCTATCACACGCTGTGGCCCGTACTTCGCCTGTAGGCCATCCGTGACCCTGAAGACACCTCCATCCCTGCCTACGTCCTCTCCGAGTATTATTACGCTGTCATCCTCGGACATCTTGAGATCCATTGCACTGTTCAGTGCCTGAACCATGTTCATCTGCGTAGTATCTCACCCCTCTCCTCTTCAATTGCCCATGTGATCTCGGAATAGACGTCATCAAACATCGTCTCAGGATCTGGAGCAGGTATCTTGAGGCGCTCCTCGAACTTCTCATCGATCATCTTCTTTGATTCGTCCTTGATCTTGTCGATCTCCGCCTGGTTGAGGTATCCTCCGCTGATCATCAGCTTCTCCGCTATGACAAGCGGATCAAGATCGCTGTTCTCCTGCACCTCGTTCTTGCGGTACTTGCTGGGATCGTCCGATGTTGAATGCGGCCCCATCCTGTAGCTTCTCGCCTCCACCAGAATCGGATTTCCAGATCTGGCGTACTCGACCGCGTCCTTGACCGTCCTGTAGGTCTTTATGAAATCGTTTCCGTCCACGTAGACGCCCTTCATGCCATATGCTTCGGCCTTCTTGTATATTTCAGCCTTGGTCTGCTTCTCAACGGGCAGGGATATGGCCCATCCGTTGTTCTCGCAGAGGAATACCACCGGAAGGTCGAAGACGGCTGCAAAGTTCATGGCCGCATGGAAATCCGGGGTCGAAGTACCGCCATCTCCGAACGTTGTTATCACGATGCCTTCCTGCTTTCTGTATTTCTTGGCATAGGCTGCGCCAACGGCAAGCGGCAGGTTGGTGGCTACCGGGCTGGGAACTGACATGAAGTTTATCTCCTTCGCACTGTAGTGGCTGGGCATCTGCCTGCCCTTGGCACTGTCCTCGGCGTTTCCCATTATCTGATCGAATATCTTCTCTATTGGATGCCCCAGGTAAATGAGCATCGTCACGTCGCGGTAATAGCCGTAGACACTGTCCTCCTTTGACAGCGCCATGGCAGCTCCGGCCTGCGTGGCTTCCTGCCCCATCATGGGCGTGTAGAAACCGACCAGGCCCTGCCTCTGGGCCGTTATGATCTTCTTGTCAAAATACCTCCCAAGCACCATGGATGTAAAACCTCTTACGATGAGGTTTTTCTCATCCTGATCCAGAACTTCCGTCATACAAACACCCTCATGAAACCATGCAGAGCATGACAATTGCTAACGCGATGGTGAAAAATTTTCGAAGGGCTAATGTGACTCTTTGCTTTGCTCTGCACGGGTAATAATGATTATTAAGTATTTATTACTATTCATTTTAAATCCCACATATATGAATGAAATTAAAAATAAATAAATGATATCATCGAATACGATCAAGAATTTGAAATTCTTAACACGAATTGAAGAATAGTTTCATCTGGTCGTAACGATGACCTCGTCGTTCAGCACGATCATCGTGTGCTCAAACTGCGCTATGAATGCACCGTTGTGTTCCTTCAGCACCGGGAATGAGTAGAGTTCCTTAGAAGCCATCATCCTCTTTATGTAAGACTTTGGATCCTCAACTAGGCCCTCAAGCCACCTCTCCGCGAACGGAAGTTTGTTGAAGTTCCTGTATATGATCTCATCCTCACGCGGCTTTGGCCTGTCGATCATGTAAATGTTTCCTGGCTGGCCCTCGTGGATCATGCCGATGCCCGTCGATGCGAACGGTTCTATGGCTATTGCATGATCCGGTTGGAGCCTGACAACATTTCCGTCATCGTAATTCGGTATGAATATGGATGCATGCAGGTCGTAGCGTTCCACGCCATGCCCACCCAGGTTCCGCACTGGCTTGAAACCATATGAACTTATCACCTCGGCTATTCTGCGCCCTATTTCATTGACGCTCTTCATCGGCCTTACCAACTCGATCGCGGCATTGAGGGCCTGCCTGGCCGCATCTATAAGATCAGAATGCTTACCCTGCTCGCCAACCTCCACCGTGATCGCAGTATCTGACATGTAGCCATCTATATGGGCACCGAAGTCCACCTTAACAACATCCCCTGTTTTAAACGTCTTCTTGTCATTTATTGCAGGGGTGTAGTGCGCTGCGTCGTTGTTTATGGACAGGTTGACGGGAAACGCGGGCAGCGCACCCTCATCTTTTACAAACTTTTCCATCGCATTTGCCACGTCAAGGAGCCTGGCCCCTGGTTCTATCATGCTGGCCCCAATTTCAAGGGCTTTCTTTCCAATCCTCCCAGCTTCAAGGTACTTTCGTTTAATTTCAGCATCCATGATATTCACCCAAGTATTTTCAGCCTGTACACGGATGGCTCGACGGCAGAGTATACGCTGATGGATCTTTCTAAATCCGATCGCAGCGTTGTGAGCCTGTGCCTGTATATGCCTATTATCCTCTTCATCGTTTTCTCATCATAGTAATTGCTTTTCCGGGATATTATCTCTGCAGATACTTCTGGATTTCTGGCTATGAATTCTATGCCCTTCTGGTATTGATCTAGAACCGATCTGAATGACTGATCACGGGCAGCTATTAAACAGGAAGCTGCATATATCCCGAGGCGTTCAGCAAATTCCGCATAGCTTATACCAACCTGCACCTCATTCCCGACGAGGCCCATATGGCCCTCTTCTGCCATTTTAACCACGGTGTCGGGATCGGTGTTTATGACCTGCCCGGATATCGATCTGGCTATGATCCTGGCATTGTAGTCGGCCAGCGTGCCCTTTCTCACTGTGTATATAGTCTTCGAATCGGTATTCCCTATTATGGAATACATGTCGATGAAGACCCCTGCAATGATCC
Protein-coding regions in this window:
- a CDS encoding DUF3834 domain-containing protein is translated as MKIGAPFAGPVSFPLLVISEYEDIGLHNTCSEDGSFDVVLDSITNIAKYGMGIIAGVFIDMYSIIGNTDSKTIYTVRKGTLADYNARIIARSISGQVINTDPDTVVKMAEEGHMGLVGNEVQVGISYAEFAERLGIYAASCLIAARDQSFRSVLDQYQKGIEFIARNPEVSAEIISRKSNYYDEKTMKRIIGIYRHRLTTLRSDLERSISVYSAVEPSVYRLKILG
- the map gene encoding type II methionyl aminopeptidase yields the protein MDAEIKRKYLEAGRIGKKALEIGASMIEPGARLLDVANAMEKFVKDEGALPAFPVNLSINNDAAHYTPAINDKKTFKTGDVVKVDFGAHIDGYMSDTAITVEVGEQGKHSDLIDAARQALNAAIELVRPMKSVNEIGRRIAEVISSYGFKPVRNLGGHGVERYDLHASIFIPNYDDGNVVRLQPDHAIAIEPFASTGIGMIHEGQPGNIYMIDRPKPREDEIIYRNFNKLPFAERWLEGLVEDPKSYIKRMMASKELYSFPVLKEHNGAFIAQFEHTMIVLNDEVIVTTR